A genomic segment from Chthoniobacterales bacterium encodes:
- a CDS encoding delta-60 repeat domain-containing protein → MKRIPAGILLATLFFTVPLVPRTLAEESASQLADQDLGPDSGNQDQSAEALAQENGVADGASQDTDQSAQSLANQNGLADPSQDPEESASSLAKQQGLNAASPDESASKLAEQAGLEKKSKKVGSPAQSVFSGEGIDGSVYAIVAMADGSAIVGGRFTTVNGQPRANLARIKADGTLDPSFLAASTDGVNGAVYALAVDGSGNLLVGGYFTSAQGLPLQNFVRYLANGTIDPKFAEGQSPNGSVYAIAVQPDGKILIGGKFSQVGSTPRQNLARFNADSTLDAPVTAANSGAGTIRSLAVLANGAILAGGTFEIPGQPARNILTAP, encoded by the coding sequence ATGAAGCGCATCCCCGCAGGCATTCTTCTCGCCACGCTTTTCTTCACCGTCCCCCTGGTCCCCCGGACGCTCGCGGAGGAAAGCGCCAGTCAACTTGCCGACCAGGACCTTGGTCCCGACTCCGGCAATCAGGACCAAAGCGCCGAAGCGCTCGCGCAAGAGAATGGCGTCGCGGATGGCGCCAGCCAGGATACCGACCAGAGCGCCCAGTCCCTCGCGAACCAGAACGGCCTCGCCGATCCGAGCCAGGATCCCGAGGAAAGCGCCTCCTCCCTTGCCAAACAGCAGGGCCTGAACGCCGCCTCCCCGGACGAAAGCGCCAGCAAGCTGGCCGAGCAGGCCGGCCTCGAAAAGAAATCGAAGAAGGTCGGCAGCCCCGCGCAGTCGGTCTTCAGCGGTGAAGGCATCGACGGCTCCGTCTACGCGATCGTGGCCATGGCGGACGGCAGCGCCATCGTCGGCGGCCGCTTCACCACGGTGAACGGCCAGCCCCGCGCCAACCTCGCCCGCATCAAGGCCGACGGCACGCTCGATCCCAGCTTCCTCGCCGCATCCACCGACGGCGTAAATGGCGCCGTCTACGCCCTCGCGGTCGACGGCAGCGGCAATCTCCTCGTGGGCGGCTATTTCACGAGCGCGCAGGGCCTGCCGCTCCAGAATTTCGTCCGATACCTCGCGAACGGCACCATCGATCCGAAGTTCGCCGAAGGTCAGAGCCCGAACGGCTCGGTCTACGCCATCGCCGTCCAGCCCGATGGCAAGATCCTCATCGGCGGCAAATTCTCGCAGGTCGGCTCGACCCCGCGCCAGAACCTCGCCCGGTTCAATGCCGACAGCACGCTCGACGCTCCCGTGACCGCCGCCAATTCCGGCGCCGGCACGATTCGCAGCCTCGCGGTGCTGGCCAATGGCGCGATCCTCGCCGGCGGCACGTTCGAGATTCCCGGCCAGCCCGCGCGGAACATTCTCACCGCGCCGTAA
- a CDS encoding ABC-2 family transporter protein: protein MTTLRRYAEIYAIMLRNSVIREMNFKANFLLWLAVELLWFFGQIIFIEVIFGYTENIGGWTKWEMVLLIGTHQVVAQIFQAFFYMNLSNIPELVRTGKMDFLLMLPVDAQFAVSVKQFGLDSLVNTLVGIAFVLTAVWKLGVSISAAQVALYLACVMCGVAVHYAVMLGLASVSFWVVRADGLIHGYYNLFNLGRYPDVIYRGMFKFVFTWVLPIVLVTNVPARVLARFGETPGPAIGQLAAVTLGLLLVTRLIWQAAVRRYGSASS, encoded by the coding sequence ATGACCACGCTGCGCCGCTACGCGGAGATTTACGCCATCATGCTGCGGAACTCGGTGATCCGCGAAATGAACTTCAAGGCGAACTTCCTGCTGTGGCTCGCCGTCGAGTTGCTGTGGTTCTTCGGGCAGATCATTTTTATCGAGGTCATCTTTGGTTACACCGAGAACATCGGCGGCTGGACGAAATGGGAGATGGTCCTGCTGATCGGCACGCACCAGGTCGTGGCGCAGATTTTCCAGGCGTTCTTCTACATGAACCTGTCGAACATCCCGGAACTCGTTCGCACGGGGAAAATGGATTTTCTGCTGATGCTGCCGGTCGACGCGCAGTTTGCCGTGTCGGTGAAGCAATTCGGCCTCGATAGCCTCGTGAATACGCTGGTCGGCATCGCCTTTGTGCTGACGGCGGTGTGGAAACTCGGCGTGAGCATTTCCGCCGCGCAGGTCGCGCTGTATCTCGCCTGCGTGATGTGCGGCGTGGCGGTGCACTACGCCGTGATGCTCGGGCTGGCCTCGGTGAGTTTTTGGGTCGTGCGCGCGGACGGCCTCATCCACGGTTACTACAACCTTTTCAATCTCGGCCGCTATCCCGACGTGATCTACCGGGGGATGTTCAAGTTCGTGTTCACCTGGGTGCTGCCGATCGTGCTCGTAACGAACGTGCCGGCACGGGTGCTGGCGCGTTTCGGCGAGACGCCGGGGCCGGCGATCGGGCAGCTGGCGGCGGTCACGCTCGGCCTGTTGCTCGTCACGCGACTGATCTGGCAGGCCGCCGTGCGCCGCTACGGCAGCGCGAGTTCGTAG